One window of the Streptomyces sp. TS71-3 genome contains the following:
- a CDS encoding hydantoinase B/oxoprolinase family protein codes for MSEESTGRRLGAGTEGEADAITVEVIRQSLIGVVQEMQNSLFCTGYSTIIRESKDASCAIADLDGRVVAQYTVLPLHLGAFPETIENILRAYPVDQMRDGDAFLVNHPYYGGSPHATDMAVLAPIVVDGEVFGFSGSIAHKSDIGGLVPGTNSSQAREIFHEGLMVPPVRYYRDFAPSPEVDTLLRANSRTPHLVLGDLRGQVGATHLAADRVRALCAKYGKRTLGTASARLLALTERQIRAAVAGWPDGRYTGERRMHSEGMAGGKPVAIRVAVTIEGDRIDFDFTGSDDQMTGPYNIRPPLVRAVCSYALKCLVDPELPSNSGFVQAMTASFRSGSLLDPLPPAPVNTYMPVAVATAEALFDAFGKALTGGRIAESSSGTNGTFSYRVPGQPGPKVQYELPAGAMGARWNKDGVSASKVHVANGGLTPVEVLETEFPVRIQRFELVTDSGGPGRYRGGLGYLREYRVLGPASFTTRNGRELTPPAGRSGGLPGRPSVLTANPGTDREAEITVENGSVTLGPGDVVRVCQAGGGGYGDPRTRPVEQVLRDVREGYVSPESARAHYGVAVVPAAAGGWEADEAETGRLRGVGG; via the coding sequence GTGAGCGAAGAGTCGACGGGCCGCCGCCTTGGGGCCGGCACCGAGGGGGAGGCCGACGCGATCACCGTCGAGGTGATCCGGCAGAGCCTCATCGGGGTGGTGCAGGAGATGCAGAACTCGCTGTTCTGCACCGGCTACTCCACCATCATCCGCGAGTCGAAGGACGCGAGCTGCGCCATCGCCGACCTGGACGGCCGGGTGGTGGCGCAGTACACGGTGCTGCCGCTGCACCTCGGGGCCTTCCCGGAGACCATCGAGAACATCCTCCGCGCCTACCCGGTGGATCAGATGCGCGACGGCGACGCCTTCCTCGTCAACCACCCCTACTACGGCGGCAGCCCGCACGCCACCGACATGGCGGTTCTCGCGCCCATCGTGGTCGACGGCGAGGTGTTCGGCTTCAGCGGCAGCATCGCCCACAAGTCCGACATCGGCGGGCTCGTGCCGGGCACCAACTCCAGCCAGGCCAGGGAGATCTTCCACGAGGGGCTGATGGTCCCGCCGGTCCGCTACTACCGCGACTTCGCGCCCTCCCCCGAGGTGGACACCCTCCTCAGGGCCAACAGCCGCACCCCCCACCTGGTGCTGGGCGACCTCCGCGGCCAGGTCGGAGCGACCCACCTGGCGGCCGACCGGGTGCGCGCCCTGTGCGCCAAGTACGGCAAGCGGACCCTGGGCACCGCCTCCGCCCGCCTGCTGGCCCTCACGGAACGGCAGATCAGGGCCGCCGTCGCCGGATGGCCCGACGGCCGGTACACCGGAGAGCGGCGGATGCACTCCGAGGGCATGGCCGGCGGCAAGCCGGTGGCCATCCGCGTCGCCGTCACCATCGAGGGCGACCGGATCGACTTCGACTTCACCGGCTCCGACGACCAGATGACGGGCCCCTACAACATCCGCCCGCCGCTGGTGCGCGCGGTGTGCTCCTACGCGCTCAAGTGCCTCGTCGACCCGGAGCTGCCGTCCAACTCGGGGTTCGTCCAGGCGATGACGGCGTCCTTCCGCAGCGGCTCGCTCCTCGACCCGCTGCCGCCCGCCCCGGTCAACACCTACATGCCCGTCGCCGTGGCCACCGCCGAGGCGCTCTTCGACGCGTTCGGCAAGGCCCTCACCGGCGGCCGGATCGCCGAGAGCAGCAGCGGCACCAACGGCACCTTCTCCTACCGGGTCCCCGGCCAGCCGGGACCCAAGGTGCAGTACGAGCTGCCCGCGGGAGCCATGGGGGCCCGCTGGAACAAGGACGGCGTCTCCGCGTCCAAAGTGCACGTCGCCAACGGCGGCCTCACCCCCGTGGAGGTACTGGAAACGGAGTTCCCCGTCCGCATCCAGCGCTTCGAGCTGGTCACCGACTCCGGGGGCCCCGGGCGCTACCGCGGCGGCCTCGGCTACCTGCGCGAGTACCGCGTGCTGGGACCCGCCTCGTTCACCACTCGCAACGGACGCGAGCTCACCCCACCCGCGGGCAGGTCCGGCGGCCTGCCCGGCCGCCCGTCCGTGCTCACCGCCAACCCCGGCACCGACCGTGAGGCCGAGATCACCGTGGAGAACGGCAGCGTGACGCTCGGCCCCGGCGACGTGGTCCGGGTCTGCCAGGCGGGCGGCGGCGGATACGGCGACCCCCGCACCCGCCCCGTCGAGCAGGTGCTCCGCGACGTGCGGGAGGGCTACGTCTCACCGGAGTCGGCCCGGGCGCACTACGGCGTGGCGGTCGTTCCCGCGGCGGCGGGCGGCTGGGAGGCCGACGAGGCGGAGACGGGGCGGCTCAGGGGGGTGGGGGGCTGA
- a CDS encoding chaplin, which translates to MRQVMRKGLITVAAATGALAAAGGLAYADSGAAGSAAGSPGVVSGNNVQVPVHIPVNVCGNAVDVLGVFNDASGNACANTSATGGSTGGGSGAAGQSSDSSGVGSGNNVQVPVDVPANVCGVSVNVIGAGNSAGDGSCTNEGGGVDVPPPNNPPAQPPEHPGNPGTPEQPGKPHQPSKPADHEPQGSISQPAGSEQLAETGSALPLGASLAASGGALLAGAVLYRKARARA; encoded by the coding sequence ATGCGACAGGTCATGCGCAAGGGCCTGATCACCGTGGCGGCCGCCACCGGCGCGCTCGCCGCGGCCGGCGGTCTCGCCTACGCCGACTCCGGTGCCGCCGGCTCCGCTGCCGGCTCACCCGGTGTGGTGTCGGGCAACAACGTCCAGGTGCCCGTCCACATCCCCGTGAACGTCTGTGGCAACGCCGTGGACGTCCTGGGCGTGTTCAACGACGCCTCGGGCAACGCCTGTGCCAACACGTCCGCCACCGGCGGTTCCACCGGCGGAGGGTCGGGGGCAGCGGGCCAGAGTAGCGACTCGTCAGGGGTGGGCTCGGGCAACAACGTGCAGGTTCCGGTCGACGTGCCGGCGAACGTCTGCGGTGTCTCTGTCAACGTCATCGGCGCCGGTAACTCCGCGGGGGACGGCTCCTGCACCAACGAGGGCGGTGGCGTGGACGTGCCGCCGCCGAACAACCCGCCGGCCCAGCCGCCGGAGCACCCGGGCAACCCCGGTACCCCCGAGCAGCCGGGCAAGCCGCACCAGCCGTCCAAGCCCGCCGACCACGAGCCGCAGGGCTCGATCAGCCAGCCGGCCGGCTCCGAGCAGCTTGCCGAGACCGGCAGCGCGCTGCCGCTGGGCGCCTCGCTCGCGGCGAGCGGCGGTGCGCTCCTCGCCGGTGCGGTGCTCTACCGGAAGGCGCGGGCTCGGGCGTAA
- a CDS encoding DUF429 domain-containing protein, with amino-acid sequence MGDRGPRQLLREASPRAGAGYKHREDLIDALLCAWTAALWFRHGSARCQVLGADSPLPAGRAATIIAPARPEQRGEREAG; translated from the coding sequence TTGGGCGACCGTGGGCCCCGGCAGCTGCTCCGCGAGGCCTCACCCCGGGCGGGGGCCGGCTACAAGCACCGCGAAGACCTCATCGACGCGCTGCTCTGCGCGTGGACGGCCGCCTTGTGGTTCCGGCACGGGTCGGCCCGCTGCCAGGTCCTGGGGGCGGACAGCCCGCTGCCCGCCGGACGGGCCGCCACGATCATCGCGCCTGCCCGGCCGGAACAACGGGGTGAGCGCGAGGCCGGCTGA
- a CDS encoding helix-hairpin-helix domain-containing protein, which translates to MSTEPAESRAEQQDAETDGPVPDGAETGSATGGDAGPADRGEPAEGGAEGAGATELSEAEAELAAQREERRRIEERKAARQQPVASGSRLSGTAAELLAAVRAVEGGAAPARSVFGAEPAPRSAPEPAPAERSARVTLPSAPVSSAEAVKAAGEVLAAGGAPASLAGPAATALGEDAADVLRDDPWQLLRLPGVRPEQADGFARALLGPECGPEDERRGRALTVWLLDQAALAGHTVLEAPALSGALGRYSVPDPDEAVQSAVAEGDVLVFQDALDTPAGHPGSVPAQGGPGGPGAPRAADGAPEAEDGADAAPVRVLIGLERYALAEESLADGLARLVTSAPQQAADPAAWEAAAPSAPGSAAELLRATAGNSLVLHSGGEASRAEPAALVAAAGALGLRVCAAAHTADGRRRFAALAAAAGGGSEGSGPAASTGPSADGGTATAPEDAGNPAAPPAGAVVTVHGLLTGEEGPGRDAEGALAMDLLVVLDAPQLDVETAAILVESLPDGARLVLSGDPAVLWSAGPGRVFGDLVAARPCPCVASRIPDPGPIGELVSGIGAGELQQVEAPGREVVVVPVRDAGEAVHRTVQLVADSVPRTFGVTAEQTQVIAPGHGGAAGTRALNAALKERLNPGPGRFAGFDPGDRVAYAPAAGRTLPGRVVKADAEGLHLDCDGSPVVVPKERVEQSVRHGWALTAHQAVGLRRPAAVVVLPGDAAQSLTRSWVYTAFSRGERHLSVVQGADDALPRAVAEIPSKPRTTRLPTLLKTQLTGGARQD; encoded by the coding sequence GTGAGCACGGAGCCCGCCGAAAGCCGCGCCGAGCAGCAGGACGCAGAAACGGACGGTCCGGTTCCGGACGGTGCGGAGACAGGTTCCGCCACCGGCGGGGACGCGGGCCCGGCGGACCGGGGCGAGCCCGCCGAGGGCGGCGCGGAGGGCGCAGGTGCCACCGAGCTCTCGGAGGCCGAGGCCGAGCTGGCCGCCCAGCGGGAGGAGCGGCGGCGGATCGAGGAGCGCAAGGCGGCGCGTCAGCAGCCCGTCGCGAGCGGCAGCCGGCTGAGCGGAACGGCGGCGGAGCTGCTGGCGGCGGTCCGGGCGGTGGAGGGCGGCGCGGCCCCGGCGCGCAGCGTGTTCGGTGCGGAGCCCGCGCCGCGCAGTGCGCCCGAGCCCGCGCCGGCGGAGCGGTCCGCGCGCGTGACGCTCCCGTCCGCACCGGTCTCCTCGGCGGAGGCCGTGAAGGCGGCGGGCGAGGTGCTGGCGGCGGGCGGCGCGCCCGCCTCGCTGGCCGGCCCGGCGGCCACGGCGCTCGGGGAGGACGCGGCGGACGTACTGCGGGACGACCCCTGGCAGTTGCTCAGGCTCCCCGGTGTCCGGCCCGAGCAGGCCGACGGCTTCGCCAGGGCCCTGCTGGGCCCGGAGTGCGGCCCCGAGGACGAGCGCCGGGGCCGGGCACTGACGGTCTGGCTGCTCGACCAGGCCGCGCTCGCCGGGCACACCGTCCTGGAGGCCCCGGCGCTGAGCGGCGCGCTGGGCCGGTACTCCGTGCCCGATCCGGACGAGGCCGTGCAGAGCGCCGTCGCCGAGGGCGATGTGCTGGTCTTCCAGGACGCTCTGGACACGCCGGCCGGTCACCCCGGCTCCGTCCCCGCACAGGGCGGCCCCGGCGGTCCCGGTGCCCCGCGCGCGGCGGACGGCGCCCCGGAGGCGGAGGACGGTGCGGACGCCGCGCCGGTGCGCGTCCTGATCGGCCTGGAGCGGTACGCGCTCGCCGAGGAGAGCCTCGCCGACGGCCTGGCCCGCCTGGTGACCTCCGCACCCCAGCAGGCCGCGGACCCGGCGGCGTGGGAGGCCGCGGCTCCCTCGGCGCCCGGTTCGGCCGCGGAACTGCTGCGCGCCACGGCAGGGAACAGCCTGGTGCTGCACTCGGGCGGTGAGGCCTCGCGCGCCGAGCCCGCCGCCCTGGTCGCCGCGGCGGGCGCCCTCGGCCTGCGGGTCTGCGCCGCCGCGCACACGGCGGACGGCCGGCGCCGGTTCGCGGCCCTCGCCGCCGCGGCGGGCGGCGGATCCGAGGGTTCCGGTCCTGCTGCCTCGACCGGCCCGTCCGCGGACGGCGGCACGGCCACCGCGCCCGAGGACGCCGGCAACCCGGCCGCACCGCCCGCCGGCGCGGTCGTCACCGTCCATGGGCTGCTCACCGGCGAGGAGGGCCCCGGCCGGGACGCGGAGGGCGCGCTGGCCATGGATCTGCTGGTGGTGCTGGACGCGCCGCAGCTCGACGTCGAGACGGCGGCGATCCTCGTCGAGTCCCTGCCGGACGGCGCCCGGCTGGTGCTCAGCGGCGATCCCGCCGTGCTCTGGTCCGCCGGGCCCGGCCGGGTCTTCGGGGACCTCGTCGCGGCCCGCCCCTGCCCGTGCGTCGCCTCGCGGATTCCCGACCCCGGCCCGATCGGCGAGCTGGTCTCCGGCATCGGCGCAGGCGAGCTCCAGCAGGTCGAGGCCCCCGGCAGGGAGGTGGTCGTGGTGCCGGTGCGGGATGCGGGAGAGGCGGTGCACCGCACGGTCCAGCTGGTCGCCGACTCGGTGCCGCGGACGTTCGGGGTGACCGCCGAACAGACCCAGGTGATCGCTCCGGGGCACGGCGGCGCCGCGGGCACCCGTGCGCTCAACGCCGCCCTGAAGGAGCGGCTGAATCCGGGCCCCGGCCGCTTCGCCGGCTTCGACCCCGGCGACCGGGTGGCCTACGCCCCGGCAGCGGGCCGGACGCTCCCCGGCCGGGTCGTGAAGGCCGACGCCGAGGGCCTGCACCTGGACTGCGACGGCTCCCCCGTGGTGGTGCCGAAGGAGCGGGTGGAGCAGTCGGTGCGGCACGGCTGGGCGCTCACGGCGCACCAGGCGGTGGGGCTGCGCAGGCCCGCCGCCGTCGTGGTGCTGCCGGGCGATGCGGCCCAGTCGCTCACCAGGTCATGGGTGTACACGGCATTCAGCCGCGGGGAGCGGCATCTCTCGGTGGTCCAGGGTGCCGACGACGCACTCCCCCGGGCCGTCGCGGAGATCCCCTCGAAGCCGCGCACCACTCGCCTGCCGACCCTGCTGAAGACGCAGCTCACCGGCGGCGCGCGCCAGGACTGA
- a CDS encoding DUF5703 family protein: protein MPEYEFVDVYVPRGVSRKETTRLLTDHAEYGHWELHRLRLDPDGSRRVRLRRRIIRQVRATW, encoded by the coding sequence ATGCCGGAATACGAATTTGTCGATGTCTATGTGCCGCGCGGGGTCTCCCGGAAGGAGACCACACGCCTGCTCACGGACCACGCAGAGTACGGACACTGGGAGCTGCACCGCCTGCGGCTCGATCCGGACGGCAGCCGCAGGGTGCGGCTGCGCCGCCGGATCATCCGCCAGGTACGCGCCACCTGGTGA
- a CDS encoding chaplin has protein sequence MIKKVVAAAAVTGGLVLAGAGVASADAGAVGGALGSPGVIAGNNVQAPVHVPVNVCGTNVSVVGVFNPADGNACVND, from the coding sequence ATGATCAAGAAGGTCGTCGCTGCTGCGGCCGTCACCGGCGGTCTCGTGCTGGCGGGTGCGGGTGTCGCCTCTGCCGACGCCGGTGCCGTCGGCGGTGCGCTGGGCTCGCCGGGCGTGATCGCGGGCAACAACGTCCAGGCGCCGGTGCACGTACCGGTGAACGTGTGCGGCACCAACGTGAGCGTCGTGGGTGTGTTCAACCCCGCCGACGGCAATGCCTGCGTCAACGACTGA
- a CDS encoding M20/M25/M40 family metallo-hydrolase: protein MSESTAGAAGAGVTGEDEVVDICRDLIRIDTSNYGDHSGPGERGAAEYIAEKLAEVGLEPQIFESHPGRASTVARIEGEDPSRPALLIHGHTDVVPANAADWTHDPFGGEIVDGCVWGRGAVDMKDMDAMTLAVVRERLRTGRKPPRDVVLAFMADEEAGGIYGARHLVDRHPDLFEGVTEAIGEVGGFSFTVNENLRLYLVETAEKGMHWMRLTVEGTAGHGSMTNTDNAVTELCEAVGRLGRHTWPVRVTKTVRAFLDELSDALGTPLDPEDMEATLAKLGGIAKMIGTTLRNSAAPTMLGAGYKVNVIPGEATAHVDGRFLPGFEQEFLADLDRILGPRVRREDVHHDKALETTFDGSLVDAMQSALRAEDPIARAVPYMLSGGTDAKSFHDLGIRSFGFAPLQLPPELDFAGMFHGVDERVPVDGLKFGVRVLDRFLDAA, encoded by the coding sequence GTGAGCGAGTCGACTGCGGGTGCGGCGGGTGCGGGCGTGACCGGCGAGGACGAGGTCGTCGACATCTGTCGCGATCTGATCAGGATCGACACCAGCAACTACGGCGACCACTCCGGTCCCGGCGAGCGCGGCGCCGCCGAGTACATCGCCGAGAAGCTCGCCGAGGTCGGCCTGGAGCCGCAGATCTTCGAGTCGCACCCCGGCCGGGCCTCCACGGTGGCCCGGATCGAGGGGGAGGACCCCTCGCGGCCCGCGCTCCTGATCCACGGCCACACCGACGTCGTGCCGGCCAACGCCGCCGACTGGACCCACGACCCGTTCGGCGGAGAGATCGTCGACGGCTGCGTCTGGGGACGGGGCGCGGTCGACATGAAGGACATGGACGCGATGACCCTCGCGGTCGTCCGCGAGCGGCTGCGCACCGGCCGCAAGCCGCCCCGCGACGTCGTGCTGGCCTTCATGGCCGACGAGGAGGCCGGCGGCATCTACGGCGCGCGGCACCTCGTGGACCGGCACCCGGACCTGTTCGAGGGCGTGACGGAGGCCATCGGCGAGGTCGGCGGCTTCTCCTTCACCGTCAACGAGAACCTCCGCCTCTACCTCGTGGAGACCGCCGAGAAGGGCATGCACTGGATGCGCCTGACGGTGGAGGGCACGGCCGGGCACGGCTCGATGACCAACACCGACAACGCCGTCACGGAGCTGTGCGAGGCCGTCGGCAGGCTCGGCCGGCACACCTGGCCGGTGCGGGTCACCAAGACCGTGCGGGCGTTCCTCGACGAGCTCTCCGACGCGCTCGGCACCCCGCTCGACCCGGAGGACATGGAGGCGACCCTCGCCAAGCTCGGCGGCATCGCCAAGATGATCGGCACCACCCTGCGCAACTCCGCCGCCCCCACCATGCTCGGCGCCGGCTACAAGGTGAACGTCATCCCGGGCGAGGCCACCGCCCACGTCGACGGGCGCTTCCTGCCCGGCTTCGAGCAGGAGTTCCTCGCCGACCTCGACCGGATCCTCGGCCCCCGGGTCAGGCGGGAGGACGTCCACCACGACAAGGCGCTGGAGACCACCTTCGACGGCTCGCTCGTCGACGCCATGCAGAGCGCGCTGCGCGCCGAGGACCCCATCGCGCGTGCCGTGCCCTACATGCTCTCCGGCGGCACCGACGCCAAGTCCTTCCACGACCTGGGGATCCGGTCGTTCGGGTTCGCGCCGCTCCAGCTCCCGCCCGAGCTCGACTTCGCCGGAATGTTCCACGGGGTGGACGAGCGGGTGCCGGTGGACGGCCTCAAGTTCGGTGTGCGGGTGCTGGACCGGTTCCTCGACGCTGCATGA
- a CDS encoding aldo/keto reductase translates to MEQRHLGRTGLRVSRLGLGTLTWGRDTDENDAADLLKTFWEAGGTLVDTADVYGDGEAEYVLGRLIEGLVPRRDLVVATKAGSVPDPDRRFDGSRGHLLGALDASLARLGTDYVDIWQVHAFDHATPLDETLQALDIAVSSGRARYVGVSNFCGWQLAKAATWQLAAPGTRARLAGTQMEYSLLQRGIEREVLPAALDLGIGLLPSSPLGRGVLTGKYRHAIPPDSRGASDLAPFVEPYLDDAAGRIVDAVATAADGLAATPLQVALAWVRDRPGVAAPIVGARTAQQLTAVLSVEALSLPEEICRALDDVSAPVHRYPDDDWSTL, encoded by the coding sequence ATGGAACAAAGGCATCTCGGTCGCACCGGCCTGCGTGTGTCCCGGCTGGGCCTCGGCACCCTCACCTGGGGCCGGGACACCGACGAGAACGATGCGGCCGACCTCCTGAAGACCTTCTGGGAGGCCGGCGGCACGCTCGTCGACACGGCCGACGTGTACGGGGACGGAGAAGCCGAGTACGTGCTCGGCCGGCTGATCGAGGGCCTGGTGCCGCGCCGCGACCTGGTCGTGGCCACCAAGGCCGGCAGCGTGCCCGACCCCGACCGCCGCTTCGACGGCTCCCGCGGCCACCTCCTCGGCGCGCTCGACGCGTCCCTGGCCCGCCTCGGCACGGACTACGTGGACATCTGGCAGGTGCACGCCTTCGACCACGCCACCCCGCTCGACGAGACCCTTCAGGCCCTGGACATCGCCGTCAGCAGCGGGCGCGCCCGGTACGTCGGCGTCTCCAACTTCTGCGGCTGGCAGCTGGCGAAGGCGGCGACCTGGCAGCTCGCGGCGCCCGGCACCCGCGCCCGGCTGGCCGGTACGCAGATGGAGTACTCGCTGTTGCAACGCGGCATCGAGCGGGAGGTGCTGCCCGCGGCGCTGGATCTCGGCATCGGCCTGCTGCCCTCGTCCCCGCTGGGCCGCGGCGTGCTGACGGGCAAGTACCGGCACGCCATACCGCCGGACTCGCGCGGGGCCTCCGACCTCGCGCCGTTCGTCGAGCCGTACCTCGACGACGCGGCGGGCCGCATCGTGGACGCGGTGGCCACGGCGGCGGACGGCCTCGCCGCCACCCCGCTCCAGGTCGCGCTCGCCTGGGTGCGCGACCGCCCCGGCGTGGCCGCCCCCATCGTCGGCGCGCGCACGGCACAGCAGCTCACGGCCGTGCTGTCAGTGGAGGCGCTTAGTCTTCCCGAGGAGATCTGCAGGGCGCTGGACGACGTGTCGGCGCCCGTGCACCGCTATCCCGATGACGACTGGAGCACGCTGTGA
- a CDS encoding aldehyde dehydrogenase family protein, producing MRGGVDEAITFVNEREKPLAMYVFTDDDGTRERFERETSAGMLVFGTPVLHIAAHELPFGGVGASGMGAFHGRQSLETFSHRKSVFDMPMS from the coding sequence GTGCGGGGCGGCGTCGACGAGGCGATCACGTTCGTCAACGAGCGCGAGAAGCCCCTTGCGATGTACGTCTTCACCGATGACGACGGAACGCGTGAGCGTTTCGAGCGGGAGACGTCAGCGGGGATGCTCGTCTTCGGCACACCGGTCCTGCACATCGCCGCTCACGAGCTGCCGTTCGGCGGGGTGGGTGCCAGCGGTATGGGGGCCTTCCACGGGCGTCAGTCGCTGGAGACGTTCAGCCACCGCAAGTCCGTATTCGACATGCCGATGAGCTGA
- a CDS encoding LLM class F420-dependent oxidoreductase: MQLGINLGYWGAGMDADNLAVAQEADRLGYAVCWAAEAYGSDVPSVLSWVAAKTERIDVGSAILQIPARQPTMTAMTAATLDTLSGGRFRLGIGVSGPQVSEGWYGVKFDKPLARTREYVEIVRRAMSRERLSYEGEHWTLPLPGGPGKPLKLIVHPQREHIPLYIAAIGPKNLEQTGEIADGALLVFSAAEHLEETAIRHVRAGREKAGLTMEGFDVVPTLPIAVNPDGAGSGDEDVSALADLFRPYTALYVGGMGSRKQNFYNQLAQRMGYEKEAAEIQEKYLGGDKQGAAAAVPQRLIDQTALLGSVDRIADRMRAYADAGVTTLTLSPAGFTLDERLAALRAGTEALERAGLA, translated from the coding sequence ATGCAGCTCGGGATCAACCTCGGCTACTGGGGCGCCGGGATGGACGCGGACAACCTCGCGGTGGCGCAGGAGGCGGACAGGCTCGGCTACGCCGTCTGCTGGGCGGCCGAGGCCTACGGCTCCGACGTGCCCAGCGTGCTCTCCTGGGTCGCCGCGAAGACCGAGCGCATCGACGTCGGCTCCGCGATCCTCCAGATCCCGGCGCGCCAGCCCACCATGACCGCGATGACGGCGGCGACCCTGGACACGCTCTCCGGCGGCAGGTTTCGGCTGGGCATCGGCGTGTCGGGCCCCCAGGTCTCGGAGGGCTGGTACGGCGTCAAGTTCGACAAGCCGCTGGCCCGCACCCGCGAGTACGTGGAGATCGTCCGCAGGGCGATGTCCCGGGAGCGGCTCAGCTACGAGGGCGAGCACTGGACGCTTCCGCTGCCCGGCGGCCCCGGCAAGCCGCTCAAGCTGATCGTGCACCCCCAGCGCGAGCACATCCCGCTGTACATCGCCGCCATCGGCCCGAAGAACCTGGAGCAGACCGGCGAGATCGCGGACGGAGCCCTGCTGGTGTTCTCCGCCGCCGAGCACCTGGAGGAGACGGCCATCCGGCACGTGCGCGCCGGACGCGAGAAGGCCGGGCTCACCATGGAGGGCTTCGACGTGGTGCCGACACTGCCGATCGCGGTGAACCCGGACGGCGCCGGCAGCGGCGACGAGGACGTGAGCGCGCTCGCCGACCTCTTCCGCCCCTACACCGCCCTGTACGTCGGCGGCATGGGCAGCCGCAAGCAGAACTTCTACAACCAGCTCGCGCAGCGCATGGGGTACGAGAAGGAGGCCGCGGAGATCCAGGAGAAGTACCTCGGCGGCGACAAGCAGGGCGCCGCGGCGGCCGTGCCGCAGCGGCTGATCGACCAGACCGCGCTGCTCGGTTCGGTGGACCGGATCGCCGACCGGATGAGGGCCTACGCGGACGCGGGCGTCACCACGCTCACGCTGTCGCCGGCCGGTTTCACCCTCGACGAGCGCCTCGCGGCCCTGCGGGCCGGCACGGAGGCCCTGGAGCGGGCGGGCCTCGCCTAG
- a CDS encoding ferritin-like domain-containing protein produces MLSAKSLFLEILDNDDSFRLFCSIAASGEAQGGWENSRIAALIPESERTLAPKVARHGADEDKHGRIFRALLKKRGLRPVDVPRETDYTLLLEQNGIGLAHDKLRRDERLTVPDIIVYLAHSRVTEQRAAEQMALLRRIFEDHPEVGRAVRMIAADEDNHLAYCHEELLRLARAGHGRTIHRALRECAHAEIRVHRDVSLAVMAHMGRILGWSRARMGLVGAGIHATYGYERLGGWRRMVSLSMPERLNALGGPATPEPAPEYA; encoded by the coding sequence ATGCTCTCGGCCAAGAGTCTCTTCCTGGAGATCCTCGACAACGACGACTCGTTCCGGCTCTTCTGCTCCATCGCCGCCAGCGGTGAGGCCCAAGGCGGCTGGGAGAACAGCCGCATCGCGGCGCTCATCCCCGAGAGCGAACGGACGCTCGCGCCGAAGGTGGCCCGGCACGGTGCCGACGAGGACAAGCACGGGCGGATCTTCCGCGCGCTGCTCAAGAAGCGCGGCCTGCGCCCGGTCGACGTGCCCCGCGAGACCGACTACACCCTGCTCCTGGAGCAGAACGGCATCGGACTCGCCCACGACAAGCTCCGGCGCGACGAGCGGCTGACCGTGCCCGACATCATCGTCTACCTCGCCCACAGCAGGGTCACGGAGCAGCGCGCCGCGGAGCAGATGGCGCTGCTGCGCCGCATCTTCGAGGACCACCCGGAGGTCGGCCGCGCCGTCCGGATGATCGCCGCCGACGAGGACAACCACCTGGCGTACTGCCACGAGGAACTGCTGCGGCTCGCGCGCGCGGGGCACGGCCGCACCATCCACCGCGCGCTGCGCGAGTGCGCGCACGCCGAGATCCGGGTGCACCGCGATGTCAGCCTGGCGGTGATGGCCCATATGGGGCGCATCCTGGGCTGGTCCCGGGCGCGGATGGGGCTGGTCGGCGCGGGCATCCACGCCACATACGGCTACGAGAGGCTGGGCGGGTGGCGGCGCATGGTGAGCCTGAGCATGCCCGAGCGTCTCAACGCGCTGGGCGGGCCTGCGACCCCGGAGCCGGCGCCCGAG